The sequence below is a genomic window from Uranotaenia lowii strain MFRU-FL chromosome 2, ASM2978415v1, whole genome shotgun sequence.
ttctcattgatgtttACATGCTATCAAACTCGAAGTCATGTTCTTTGATTCATCGAAAtgggaggtgaaccaacgcaagtcaagagaacaaattcttttcaaaCACCTGGAACTCCCTGACCTGTCACAcaggcagttgggaaaaatgttgaacattcaccattcaaccgtctccagagggTTGAAGCGattccaggagcggttgacaCTGAACCAatgcaaaggagctggaagaaaactggAACGCGAGAACAAAAAGACGAAGGGACACGGAGAAAAAACTATAGTTTTTCCAACAACATTCCACttttattcaattatatttacGATTAATTCTCGGCCAATTATAAATCTGAAGCTTCCAACTATATGTATAATAGATTATCTGATTGATATTTTGCGTTCAACTATGCATATAATAGGTTCAattatagttgtatgattgattttatgcattcaattataaatacaatagattcaattataatcgtatgattgatgttgtgcattcaacaataaatatagtaaattcgacTATGCCGGTATAGCTGATTTAACTgaaaatataattgattcaattatatttttattattgatttaatGGGATTAACTATAGATATTGTAGATtctaaatatgtttattttagaAGTCATCATATATATTGTTGATTGATGATGCATGTCAAGCAAATGCGaactactatcaatagaaaatttctaaccaagaaacgtacgacacgcatcattatttcggctctcggcttggctctctgcccaaatcaccacccaccgtaccttttcggagagcaaacaaacacgttctgctttgctggacgtgctgcttgtggttctagaaattcaggaatgattttacgtgtataattttcatatttttgtgaaatctcacagcgtgaattgttgcacctcactagaatgtagatttaattttctttcaaatgaataCACTTTTGATTGgcccaaacaaagtaaaagcactgaaaatccgggtacaacctgacggtggaccacaaaaacagatgaaatttcaatttgtaaaaaaatcgcgcgaagtagtcaactttggaaaattccagtaaattcaatttttgttgcatcaaaattcTCAAGACAATAAAATGTtagaataataataaattttgtaatcatattttttcaagaagtttaccatcgctcaaacattttttacttggaatcgaatgaaaagtagttttttcagaccactatttttttaactttttgtggcccttaaaccccattaaaaaattttaaaaaaatatttcttggcttcatgatgtagacattaacttcaactttcatatgcataaggcaaatatttttttggacgtgtaatacatgaactacagcagttttcctgaggcatgttttttcggatttttattttcattcatgctgaataacgacaaaactagtaactttagctatagATAATGTTCCAAagatattttactgacattacaaggtttctattgatataaaatttatatgaagttaatttttattcaaacgaCTAAGATAGATTtgacttttggagtgtcaaattgacactctaagtcggaaaagggagttttttttgtccaggcttccagggttcactaatttttatatgatttgtgcTTACGTAAGAACTTTAACTATACACATAACACACGatgtattacaggacacgactcataacgttcttacttaacggaaaaaggatataaagttacttttttgtcgaccggtttcaggctcgatgttgcccatctacaggacgatgtccgactgattacaCAAAGGATGATTACAGCTCCAGTTTCATACTTGATGTAGTATTCGTCGAATGCAATTGGCATTATGCGGATTTTTGTTTGATCAGGTTGAAGAGTGAAATGATCGGCGGCTTGTCTTCGTTCATCAACGGTTCGGCGGTGCTGATGAACATCGACTCCCAAGCATTCAGATGTGATGTTTTCCGTACAAAGTTCctaaatttgacctttttcAAATCGACGGAATGGTCAAACTCTGTTGTGTGGGCGGCAACACTTCATTAATTCTCCCATTCTCAAcggcatttttgtgttttttgagaCGGACTTTGAATTTACGGCGAGTTTGACCAATATAAATAGCCGGGCAGCTGCTGCAtggaatttcataaattccgGATCTATCCTCCTCAGGAATCTTGTCTTTAAGCGAGACTAGACGATCCTTAAGAGTGTTTCACTCTTGTATGCAGTTTTTAGACCATGCTGCAGAAGAATCTGGCTGATTCCGTTAGTCAATTTTGGATAAAACGGTAGACTAACTCTTTGCGATTCTTCTTTTTCCGGTGTTAGTGTTGTTGCATCACTTCGGTGCTTTTTTCGGGCATGCTTGTGAAGAATTTTACGAACGAAGTCATTGTCGTATCCATTCACAATTCctgcaacaaaaatgttttgcttCTCGTCTTCAAACTCAGGCTTTTCCATTGGAATATGTTACAGCCAATGTGCCATAGAGTGGAAGGCGGCTTGTTTTTGAGCACCAAAGTGatttccagggttcgtccataaaaaaggaaagatgcaatattaaagaacttttgaattcatttagggtccccgaagaaatttttgtttttttaaagcttctgaaaaaagtaacaagcattcaaacttgcagTAGTGTCAAAAttacactctaatgcggatgaaggttaaataaacgatttcaccaattCACACGCAttttctcttgaccaaattttgaccgtatcaccctttactctATAGACGATCCAAGAAGCTCTAGGGACACtactttttttacttaaaatattctttatttatgttattttaataCAAGGATTTGTTTTACATTCCAAGAGATGTGTTGTCGTAACATTTCAGCTTCGATTTTAtgtaatattaatttttgttttcaacatgaaagtttttaaatgatAGTTTTGAAGCTTGGCTTCCGTTTTTGCTTATAATTATCCTAAACCTACATGCCTAACCTAACTTATAATAATCAATTGTTAAATATATCTCTTATCGTTGCATATTCTGAGACTCTCGTTTTAGCtatgaatttttctttgatttttagaaatcttgTTATCAGCAAGTCTATATTTGCTTTTTCGTGAACTGTGGTAGTTCTAGTACTTTTTATAAgattcaatataatttttagaaacCTATTTTGTAtggtttgtaacttttttaaatgactttTTGCGCAAGTGTCCCAGATAGGAGCTGAGTAATCAATTACTGGAAGTACAATTTGTTTATATATgactaatttgtttttcaaattgagtttagATTTCTTATTTATGAGAGGGTACAATCTATTTAACATAATCAAACATTTGGTTCTAGTGTTTTCTACATGACGACTAAGCAGAAGTTTATAATCGTTTGTTAGTCCTAGATACTTCACAGAAGTAGACCATGGTAgttgattattttcaagaattacTTGGGTTTGTGGTTTATGTTTCCATGATTGGTTTAGTGGGAACAAGGTAATTTGTGTTTTCGCTGTATTCAGTTTTATCTTACAAGTATATGTATATTCCATAAAAACGTTGAGGCAATCTTGGAGTTTTTTAACCAATTGATTAGTTTTTCTACCTTTTACGGAGATAGCCGTATCATCCGCAAACAGGGATAGTTGGCCGTTATGCGGAGGTGGTATATCTGatgtaaatattgaataaagaacTGGCCCAAGTATGCTCCCTTGGGGAACACCTGCACGGATTTCATATTCGTCTGATTTAGCGCCTTGAAGATGTACTTGGAATTTCCTATCAGTTAAATAGTTCAGTGTGATTTTAACAATATATGTAGGGAAGTTATACCTTACTAGTTTATGCACTAAGCCGTTCGTCCAGACGTTGTCGAAGGCTTTCTCCACGTCAACAAAGGCCATCGCTGTGGAGTTACTTAATGATTTATTACGTTTGATCATGTTAACTACTCTAGCTAGCTGATGTGATGTAGAATGCCCTTTACGGAAACCAAATTGCTCATTCATTAGGATGTCGTTTTGATCAATGTGCATTTGTAGTCTAGACAAAATGACTTTTTCAAAGACTTTACTTATTGATGACAACAAACTAATTGGTCTGTAACTTTTTGTACTTGTCGGATCTTTGCCCGGTTTCAAAATAGGAATtactttcgattttttccagCACGTGCTGAAGTAGCTTAGATTTAAGCAGCTATTGAATATATTACACAATTGTGTTAGACTATTGTCGCTCAAGTGTTTTAGCACAATATTCATGATACCGTCTTCGCCAGGTGCcttcatatttttcatacatttaatAGTTGATTTCATTTCTTGAACAGTTATTCTTTTATCATTTGGAAGGTAGCAATtagtatttttcaaagtttcaatagtTTGGTTAACAGTGTTTTCCATCTGGCTAGACATAGAAAGACCTATTTCATGtgattttacaatattttttgctATAGCATTGGCCTTTTCATTCGGAGTTATTAATATTTCATTATTACATTTTAGGTGAGGGATCGGTTGTGGTttagttttaagaatttttgccAATTTCCAAAAAGGCTTAGAATAATCTTTCAATTTAGCTAAAGCAtcattaaagtttttattttttagagtAAACAAGCGATTTGCGATTATTTTCCTCAGCCTATTTATGTAAGTATTTACAAAAGGATTCCTAGTTCTTTGGTACTGAcgaacaaatatatttttttacgtATAAGAAGTTTAGTGAATGAATCTATACCTAGTACACTGATGTTAACTGGAACTTCCTTGATGTTTATAGCAACTGCAGCTTGGATAACTTCGATGAAATGGGCCAACGTTTCTTCTACGCCGGTGATGGAGTTGATAGCCGGATTGGGATCGAGGCGGGCATCGATGGTACTATTAAGCCTCTCCCAATTGACGTGATGGTAATTCCTTCGCGTGAATGGTTATCTTGTAGTTTCCAGGGCCCCTACCCTGATGCTGACAGGAAAGTGGTCGGAGTCTAGTTCTCTGATGGTGGATGCTTCGCTTATACCAGATGTTAAATTCGAGAGGAATATATCCAAAGTAGAAGCTGAGCCTCTCGGTGGGAAATGTGTAGGAGACGGTGAATGATGAACTGCATAAATACCATGTTGAAGATCCTCCATCAACAATTTTCCGTTAAAATTTGCTCTTGTGTTGCCCCAACTAGGATGTCTTGCATTTAAGTCCGTACCGATGATATATTTACAGTTGACATGAGCCAACTTTTTCAAATCCTGTTTAAAGAGCAGATCACTTCCGTCGCTAGTCTTCGCTTGCCTTCCAAAGTAAGCACTGATGAGCCTTAATTTACCCATGTTCGTGTTTAATTCCACTCCAATAGCCTCAATGACTTGTGTATTGAAATGGGGTAGAGATTGGAATTGAACTGACTTTTCGATGATAATTGCTACCCCGCCCCCGTTCGAACCTTCTCTGTCGCAACGAACAATGGAATAGTTGGGGATGGTCATTTTAATGTTGGGTTTTAAATGAGTTTCTGTTATTAAGgcaattttgatctttttatcCATAAGGAACTGGGTAAATTCGATCACTTTAGGTTTAATTGACCTAGCGTTCCAATTGATAATGCGGATTTGGCTCGCGTCCATATTGGATAATAAAGACTCCTAATGTTTCTACTTGATCTTGCCGAGTGCGGCATTTTCTTAATTTGTCAGACATCTCCAAGAAAATACTGACCAATTGTGCTGGAGAATACATATCACTATTTTGGTGATTGTTTTGACTCACCTGGGGAAATTCGGAAGGATTTGGGGCTGGCTGACTCCTATCCAGTTGACGGGGCCATATAGGGACACTACAGGAGAAACTTATATTTAAGTTGTTAAGCTCTTCTTGAAACCTTATCCGGCTTTAATAAACATAGAGCATCCACTTCATTTAGAATGAAATATGTTTTAGATGTAAGGCCGAAAAATTTCCTCACAAAACACTCCACAGTCGATGATATTGAAGGACTAAATCAAGCACAAACCGGATTTGTATTCAAAATACTGAATAATGAAAAAGCAATCCTTGGTCTGAGAGTTAAGTTTAAATATCAATTAAGTTTAAACTAGAGTTGTACCGAACAAAAGCATTTGACCAACGACCGAATGCCAAAAGTTCATATATCACCAATCGAACATTCGATTGAATATTCAATGAACTCacaaatagttgtttttttcctaaattcctactacattctttaaaaaaccgctcgttgaagtttttttcaaatttttttctacaagttCGAAAATTAATCCTAAGCTAAGATAATCTTCACAATTCTAGCAAGGATCATTATGAACTGTTTGAAgtttttagaatcaaaatcTGTCACAGGGCTATCACGATGCCAAAATAAGTATGTACGAGctatatttttataatcaaagaTCGTGACACTACCGACTGGTTGCAACATCAAACAAAAAGTACACAATAATATAGATTCAGtcataaatttattaaactaaaatttgtaTCAACCACTATAGTACACACTCGTTATAAATAAACTCCACCTTTCGCAAAAGGTTACTGGAACAGAGCTCTCAAAACGGCTGCCAGCAATAGAGCCAACGATCCAGTTACGACCGCACTACCGCTGATGACCTCGAACACTACCGCGTCGTAGCTGCTCAGGACCAAGCTTTCGACGTTGGCAATCTCCTCGCCTGTAACGAACTTGGACTCCGGGGTACTGAGCACCACCTTCAGCTTATCGGCGGCTTCGTGGAGGTTCTTGATGTTCAACTGCACCTCAGCCGAGTTCAGATTGACTACGACGGCGTACGAGGTGTGATCGGCCAGGGTTCGGGTGTAGCCGAATACGTTGTTGATGAGCGATTTCGAAGCAAACTCTCCGTGCATGAAAGTATGAGTTTTGCGAAGAGCGATTAGATTTTTGTACAGATTGTACATGCTCTTGGGATTGCTTTTCTGGGCAGCTAAGTTCAGCTCTTTGTAGTTCGTGTGCACTGGGAGCCAAGGTTTATCTGAGGTTTCGGTTGTGAAGCCAGCGTATGCTGTATCATCCCATTGGAACGGAGTTCGCACCGGGTCTCTGGTGTAGAGCTGATAGATTTCTGCGTTGGTGTTTTTTGCCTGCGGATCTTGGGTGTCCTCGAAGCTGATGTCTCGGTAATCTTCCATGCCGATTTCTTCACCGTAGTAGACGACGGCAATTCCTGGTAGAGTCATTTCGAGGACGGCAAAACTGGCAGCACGTTCCCGTCCGAAGCGAGAAGCGATTCTTGGACGATCGTGGTTTCCTAGCACCCAATTGGCATTTGCTCCAGCAGGCATGTTGTCCATCCACTCGTCAATAATTTCCTTCAGCTGATCAGCATTCGAGGCATTTGTCACCCGGTTGATCATGGCGAAATTAAACGGAATATGGGCACCTTTTCGCTCTCCGTCACCGTACCAGCGCATAGTTTGCTCCACATTTGCGTAGGCTTCCGTCATCATCAATTTGGTGCTAGTGCTCTTCGCGGACCATTGATCGAACATTGTGCGCCAATCGTAGATTAAATCGTATGATTCGTCCTGGAAAAACAAAGATGATTGTTTATTAACCATTCTAatgagtttcaatttaacaaattaCCAAGTTCATGGTCAAATTGTGATGCATGTTCTCGTAGAACAGGGGTCTGGTCGGATCCAGCAGCACTTCATCGGCATAGCTTTGATCCTCGAAGGCGTGGTTGATGGCATCGATTCGGAACCCGTCGACTTCCTTCTCGAACCAGAACTCCATCATTTCGGTCATCTCAGCCTGCACCTTTTCGTTGTGGTAGTTCAGATCGGGCTGCCCGGCATCGAACTGATGCAGGTAGTACTGGGTTTGACTTGGCAACTTGGTCCAGGCATCGGTGTGGAACACGGATTGCTGGAAGATCagatagatttatttttcattactctAGATTTTCCTTTAAACCCGTAGCGTTAACTTGGAAAGGTTGATTAAAtcaatttcgcaaaaaaaaagaagattttggGTATGTGTTTTCCAAAGAAAAacattaataatttaattttaaactcacccaaagtttcaataatctttaaaaaaatattcttactaATTATAAATTAAAGCCCCTCCACCCTCGCTTAAGTTGGAGGGGTTTGTAACTAATATAAAATCCATCTCCGGccgcaaaaaaaataaagatataaattttcctgttgatcggttcagcagttttcgagtctaaaggaaacagacagacaaacagacaagcATTCATTTGTAAACAATTACCAgattattcttcaaaaaatcatgttttatagATAATTAAGATCTAAATCCAACAAAAGGTACCAAATCACCTCAAAAGGAACAATAGGTTCAATGTATGAAATTTCggtcatccattttttttaatttatgaataaCGGTAAAGCCTaggattaaaatttttagtgcAACTTGCATGTAAGATCATCaactataaatgttttttttctgaacaacATCAAACATCCATgcaattatgagaaaaacatggtTTAATAAAAACCCCGTTAAATGGGTCCCAAGAAGGGCACCTCAGATATCAGTTATCAGAAAAGGGTTAGGCTtaaaagcggcacgttatctatacaaacgggaaaattgtgcataggcttttttttgaagatttcatcatatacctgagaaatctGAAACCCTATCAAAAGGATGAGAAAATAAACTCAATGTATTGACAGAATTAAATCATTAGGCCGCAGCATGCTTTATatgcaaaaatcaaatatatACATTTTAACGaccttctataatttttttaattgtttttgttctgacaaaaacaacaaaaattttgatggcGTTTATTCCAGTCCTGAATAAGCGtaacaagttttaattttttcatgaaattttgaatggaaaaaaacaaaagtttttgttcaaatatcgctaaagatgtactgaaagttcacgAAAATATATATTGGGATTCTATTTATTCCTCAATTTTTGCAGAGCATTTCATGTTTAAAATcagatttaatacacttgacagtggattgtagcctttcttacagcctgtatattatatttggatacacatgacacaaaataataaacaaatgttaaatttatgaaTTATAATATTCATATgaataacataattcaaaacttATTGGAAATGTTTGAATGActgaattctggaatatcttgtatgttCCCGgttctatgacattatgatcttacaactataaaatagaagaggtcttaaataaagaatacaatttaaaaagatgccttaccatgtgtttcaaataattcaacctctcacgTGAAGGAAGCGAatatattgaaaacaaaaattgagtaaaattaCAACTGCTAGAGTAGAATACGATGCTTCAACGTAGGTTTCAATAATTGATCGATTTAACTAtagatttaaaacattttgcaAACTCTGAAATGTCAATAATtacaatttaatcattttgccattcttgtcaattttgtcaatttaataaattttttttaaattcccccGCGcctgctataattttgccaattttatcaattttgtaaactttgttagTTGAGAAAATTAtactacagaccccgttcgattttggcaacacgctcgtacattttgtgttgccaaaatcgaatgttgccaaaatcgaacagtttttttttcttaactttttttcagttatttttacaaaataactgtttttattattaaacacgttatttttggttaattttcgaccatttgtagtaatttgttaatttttttcatcatgtttttgaagcctTTTCCATTTCAGAACAcctcaccatttcagaacataaaaacgtatttatgatatttgtctaaattaaattggtcctgttataacgaaaactaaaaggatAATGTTAATTCTGAAAACCGTTTGCACATGTGCcgaaatcggatgttgccaaaatcgaatgttgccaaaatcgaatgttgccaaaaacgaatgggttctgtaattttgtcaattttgcatttttttcaattaggtcgttttcaattttgacaaataataatttaagtcaattttgtgatttttttttctttccaatttcgtaaattttacgTATTTGGCCCTAATGACCCATATGGACATATTTTGGTGAGTTTCATCCAATTTATTAAttgtttcgtcaattttgtgaatatctcatctaaattttgtcaatatattttgtcattcgtgtaatgtttttctttcatatcatttttgtcgttttgtcatttttgtcatttttgtcatttttgtcatttttgtcaattttgtctttttttgtcaattttgaaatctttgtcattttggtcaattttgtctatttttttcagttttgtcaattttttcaattttgtcaattttgtcaattttgtcaattttgtcaattttgtcaattttgtcaattttgtcaattttgtcaattttgtcaattttgtcaattttgtcaattttgtcaattttgtcaattttgtcaattttgtcaattttgtcaattttgtcaattttgtcaattttgtcaattttgtcaattttgtcaattttgtcaattttatcaattttatcaattttatcaattttgtcaattttgtcaattttgtcaattttgtcaattttgtcaattttgtcaattttgtcaattttgtcaattttgtcaattttgtcaattttgtcaattttgtcaattttgtcaattttgtcaattttgtcaattttgtcaattttgtcaattttgtcaattttgtcaattttgtcaattttgtcaattttgtcaattttgtcaattttgtcaattttgtcaattttgtcaattttgtcaatttggtcaattttgtcaattttgtcaattttgtcaattttgtcaattttgtcaattttgtcaattttgtcaattttgtcaattttgtcaattttgtcaattttgtcaattttgtcagttttgtcaattttgtcaattttgtcaattttggcaatttggtcaattttgtcaattttatcaatcttgtcgattttgttaattttgtaatttttttcgattttgtcgatATTGTAAACTTTgccaatttttt
It includes:
- the LOC129745152 gene encoding maltase 2-like, which gives rise to MKAAVTVFVTLVALAAAKVTVKQDDHDHGEMDWWEGGVFYQIYPRSFKDSNGDGVGDIQGIAEKLDHLVDLGITGVWFSPLFKSPMKDFGYDIQDFRSVDPIFGSMEDLDALIKKAKELGIKVILDFVPNHTSDQHEWFVEAVKGNPEYRDYYVWKDGSDDNKPPNNWQSVFHTDAWTKLPSQTQYYLHQFDAGQPDLNYHNEKVQAEMTEMMEFWFEKEVDGFRIDAINHAFEDQSYADEVLLDPTRPLFYENMHHNLTMNLDESYDLIYDWRTMFDQWSAKSTSTKLMMTEAYANVEQTMRWYGDGERKGAHIPFNFAMINRVTNASNADQLKEIIDEWMDNMPAGANANWVLGNHDRPRIASRFGRERAASFAVLEMTLPGIAVVYYGEEIGMEDYRDISFEDTQDPQAKNTNAEIYQLYTRDPVRTPFQWDDTAYAGFTTETSDKPWLPVHTNYKELNLAAQKSNPKSMYNLYKNLIALRKTHTFMHGEFASKSLINNVFGYTRTLADHTSYAVVVNLNSAEVQLNIKNLHEAADKLKVVLSTPESKFVTGEEIANVESLVLSSYDAVVFEVISGSAVVTGSLALLLAAVLRALFQ